One Vicia villosa cultivar HV-30 ecotype Madison, WI unplaced genomic scaffold, Vvil1.0 ctg.001916F_1_1, whole genome shotgun sequence genomic window carries:
- the LOC131637121 gene encoding uncharacterized protein LOC131637121 produces the protein MMFTDKVAIRDAVKEYGMENQKNVYIKKNDSKRIVVKCMEGCKFHLRFSIRNGQNYWQIVSYRWGSKITIDQAYRAKRKALEMIQGAGIDQFRHLRSYGEELLRSNPKSTVVIKCAENNGNPAFERIYICLDACKSGFATYYRPIIGLDACFLKGDYRGQLMSAVGRDANNQIYPIAYVVVEAETKYSWQWFLHILLEDLGAFNDRCYGFISDQHKGLVPAIQELGDNVEQRMCVKHLYGNWKKKHSGLMLKQAMWAAARATCVPMFDGEMEKLKLLKPDAWKDMTDIPAKYWSRSHFKTFSKCDIQVNNMCEAFNRVILEHRDKPIITLLEGIKHYITKRITKQKTLLQDYEGVICPRIQLLIENNKQEAQNWTPSWHGDDDLSIFGATNGVETYCVNLKNESCSCRKWELSGIPCSHVVSCIWSIRKKPEGYVSPYYSKLTFGKCYANIVYPNNGPQLWTNVDHVPMSPPVMRRAIGRPKKMRNKTSDEPKNPFVLPKKFGTVTCNKCGQVGNNKRSCKGKRAADRQIPKGGNKAKKSKTTNKAKKINGKEKPVEIGQRSQAPQPTQD, from the exons ATGATGTTTACAGACAAGGTTGCAATTAGAGATGCAGTGAAAGAGTATGGAatggaaaatcaaaagaatgtgTATATCAAGAAAAATGATTCTAAAAGGATTGTAGTTAAGTGTATGGAAGGCTGCAAGTTTCACTTAAGGTTCAGCATAAGGAATGGGCAGAATTATTGGCAgattgttagttat AGATGGGGTTCAAAGATAACTATAGATCAAGCATATAGGGCTAAAAGAAAGGCTTTGGAAATGATCCAAGGTGCTGGTATAGATCAATTCAGACACTTGAGAAGCTATGGAGAGGAGTTGTTGAGGTCCAATCCCAAGAGTACTGTGGTTATTAAATGTGCAGAAAACAATGGAAATCCAGCATTTGAGAGAATCTACATTTGTTTGGATGCCTGCAAGTCAGGATTTGCCACCTACTATAGACCTATCATTGGATTGGATGCATGTTTTCTTAAGGGTGATTATCGTGGCCAACTGATGTCAGCTGTAGGCAGAGATGCAAACAACCAAATATATCCAATAGCTTATGTAGTTGTTGAGGCTGAAACCAAATACTCATGGCAGTGGTTCTTGCATATACTACTAGAAGATTTAGGAGCATTCAATGATAGGTGTTATGGCTTTATTTCTGACCAACATAAG GGTTTGGTTCCTGCTATCCAAGAATTAGGGGACAATGTGGAGCAAAGAATGTGTGTCAAACACCTTTATGGTAATTGGAAGAAGAAACATTCTGGTTTGATGCTTAAACAGGCCATGTGGGCAGCAGCTAGAGCTACTTGTGTTCCTATGTTTGATGGAGAAATGGAGAAGTTGAAGCTTCTAAAGCCAGATGCATGGAAGGACATGACTGACATTCCTGCTAAATATTGGTCAAGATCTCATTTCAAGACATTTTCAAAGTGTGATATTCAGGTTAATAACATGTGTGAGGCATTTAATAGGGTAATTTTAGAGCATCGAGACAAACCAATCATAACACTTTTGGAAGGAATCAAGCATTATATCACAAAGAGGATAACTAAACAGAAGACATTATTACAGGACTATGAGGGTGTTATATGTCCTAGAATCCAATTGCTCATAGAGAATAACAAACAGGAGGCACAAAACTGGACCCCCTCTTGGCATGGTGATGATGACTTATCCATCTTTGGAGCTACCAATGGAGTTGAGACTTACTGTGTCAATCTGAAAAATGAATCATGTAGCTGCAGAAAATGGGAGTTGTCTGGAATCCCATGCAGTCATGTTGTCTCTTGCATTTGGAGCATCAGGAAAAAACCTGAAGGATATGTGTCTCCATATTATAG CAAGCTTACATTTGGAAAGTGCTATGCTAACATTGTGTATCCAAATAATGGACCACAACTTTGGACCAATGTTGACCATGTGCCAATGTCTCCTCCTGTCATGAGAAGGGCAATTGGCCGCCCTAAGAAGATGAGGAACAAAACATCTGATGAGCCAAAGAATCCCTTTGTTCTTCCTAAGAAGTTTGGAACTGTCACTTGCAACAAATGTGGACAAGTTGGAAACAACAAGAGGAGTTGTAAGGGAAAGAGGGCAGCTGATAGGCAGATACCTAAAGGGGGAAACAAGGCAAAGAAATCTAAGACAACCAATAAGGCGAAGAAGATTAATGGAAAAGAAAAACCAGTTGAGATTGGTCAACGATCTCAGGCACCTCAACCAACTCAGGATTAG